A window of Hallerella porci contains these coding sequences:
- a CDS encoding glycine--tRNA ligase produces the protein MAKTVQNALKDVISLCKRRGFIFPGSEIYDGLANTWDYGPYGVELKRNIKNLWWKNFVASRPDVVGLDSSILLNPRVWQASGHVSNFSDPLVDCKACHERFRADQLLEEKLGESCCAGKTFPEIHQMMIDNEIECPKCGKKDFTEPRAFNLMFQTQLGVLEGTGNKVYLRPETAQGIFINFKNIMDNVRPKIPFGVGQIGKSFRNEITPGNFIFRTREFEQMELEFFCEPGTEVDWYNYWKKTCVEFVESLGVNKEKLRLREHAKEELSHYSNGTSDIEYNFPFGWGELWGIASRTDYDLTQHQKESKVKMEYFDAVKNKRYIPYVVEPSLGVDRLLLVLLCDAYDVEKLENGEERVVMHFSPKVAPVKAAILPLVKKGKVKEVAEKIYKNLIQDFNVEYDETQSIGKRYRRQDELGTPYCITVDFDTIGEGDDVNPELKGMVTVRERDSMKQEHVKIEDLSNWIHAHLK, from the coding sequence ATGGCAAAAACAGTTCAGAATGCTCTCAAAGATGTCATTTCTCTCTGCAAAAGACGTGGTTTTATTTTCCCGGGTTCCGAAATTTATGACGGTCTCGCGAACACTTGGGACTACGGTCCTTATGGCGTTGAACTCAAGCGCAATATCAAAAATCTCTGGTGGAAAAATTTCGTCGCATCGCGTCCGGATGTCGTCGGCCTCGATTCTTCTATCCTTTTGAATCCTCGCGTTTGGCAGGCTTCGGGTCACGTTTCGAACTTTTCGGATCCTCTCGTCGATTGCAAAGCTTGCCACGAACGTTTCCGCGCAGACCAACTCTTGGAAGAAAAGCTCGGTGAAAGCTGCTGCGCCGGAAAAACCTTCCCCGAAATTCATCAGATGATGATCGATAACGAAATCGAATGCCCGAAATGCGGCAAGAAAGATTTCACCGAACCGCGCGCCTTTAACTTGATGTTCCAAACGCAGCTCGGCGTTCTCGAAGGCACCGGCAACAAAGTTTATCTCCGTCCGGAAACCGCTCAAGGTATCTTCATCAACTTCAAAAATATTATGGACAATGTCCGCCCAAAAATTCCGTTTGGCGTCGGACAAATCGGTAAATCTTTCCGCAACGAAATTACACCGGGTAACTTCATTTTCCGCACCCGCGAATTTGAACAGATGGAACTCGAATTCTTCTGCGAACCGGGAACCGAAGTAGATTGGTACAATTATTGGAAAAAGACTTGCGTAGAATTCGTCGAAAGCCTCGGCGTGAACAAAGAAAAGCTCCGCCTCCGCGAACACGCTAAAGAAGAACTTTCGCACTATTCGAACGGAACATCGGATATCGAATACAACTTCCCGTTTGGTTGGGGCGAACTTTGGGGAATCGCAAGCCGCACCGATTACGATTTAACGCAACATCAAAAAGAATCCAAAGTCAAAATGGAATACTTTGATGCGGTGAAAAATAAACGATACATTCCGTATGTCGTTGAACCGTCTTTGGGCGTAGACCGTCTTCTCCTCGTTCTTCTCTGCGACGCTTATGATGTCGAAAAACTCGAAAACGGCGAAGAACGCGTGGTGATGCACTTTAGCCCGAAGGTCGCTCCGGTCAAGGCTGCAATTCTTCCGCTCGTGAAGAAAGGCAAAGTCAAAGAAGTCGCCGAAAAAATCTACAAGAATTTGATTCAAGACTTCAACGTCGAATACGATGAAACGCAATCCATCGGAAAGCGTTATCGCCGTCAAGATGAACTCGGCACACCGTATTGCATTACCGTGGACTTTGATACCATCGGCGAAGGCGACGATGTCAATCCTGAACTCAAGGGAATGGTCACCGTCCGCGAACGCGATTCGATGAAGCAAGAACACGTGAAAATCGAAGATCTTTCGAATTGGATTCACGCTCATTTGAAGTAA
- a CDS encoding pyridoxal phosphate-dependent aminotransferase — protein sequence MQLSALKKKVGTFTDLTLSSPLKVGLAFDLKPALDEASQKFSIWNPDSSGWEESRKAVAAYFQERGGYFHPEWIQLTSSTSEAYSILFKTLCDPGDVILTPLPGYPLLDSLAALEYLKTAPYFLKREKEKWALDLDSLCTFPAHTKILLLVSPNNPTGHVLSHAEWDAVIDFASLENLAIIVDEVFGDFIYDGTERPWNWDSKDVPVFFLGGFSKSVGSPQLKLGWIAYRPGRLGEKLKAAIEFVADAYLSVASPAFALAEPMLRASKEYEEKISERVQENLQILRKKFPSTEIFPQVQGGWYAALHFDGEEDEALTLRLLEEKKILVQPGFLFDFDEDGWIVISLLSLMRNENSGASRENHQNLPF from the coding sequence ATGCAACTTTCAGCGCTCAAGAAAAAAGTTGGCACGTTTACCGACTTAACTCTTTCGAGCCCGTTAAAAGTTGGTTTAGCCTTTGATTTAAAACCTGCGCTGGACGAAGCTTCCCAAAAATTTTCCATTTGGAATCCGGATTCGAGCGGCTGGGAAGAATCGCGGAAAGCCGTCGCCGCTTACTTTCAAGAACGCGGTGGCTATTTTCATCCCGAATGGATTCAACTCACCTCGAGCACAAGCGAAGCGTATTCCATTTTATTCAAAACTCTCTGCGATCCGGGCGATGTCATTTTAACACCGCTTCCAGGTTATCCGCTTTTGGATTCCCTCGCCGCACTCGAATATTTAAAAACGGCGCCGTATTTTTTGAAACGCGAAAAGGAGAAATGGGCGCTCGATTTGGATTCACTTTGCACGTTTCCTGCGCACACGAAAATTCTGCTTTTAGTTTCTCCCAATAATCCGACTGGACATGTTCTTTCTCACGCCGAATGGGATGCGGTCATCGATTTTGCAAGTCTCGAAAATTTGGCGATTATCGTCGATGAAGTTTTTGGCGATTTTATTTACGATGGAACAGAACGCCCGTGGAATTGGGATTCTAAAGATGTTCCCGTTTTCTTTCTCGGCGGATTTTCCAAATCCGTCGGTTCGCCGCAATTAAAACTCGGTTGGATTGCCTACCGCCCGGGACGACTTGGCGAAAAATTAAAAGCGGCGATTGAATTTGTCGCCGACGCTTATTTAAGCGTTGCCTCGCCCGCTTTTGCGTTAGCTGAGCCAATGCTCCGCGCATCAAAAGAATACGAAGAAAAAATTTCCGAACGAGTTCAAGAAAATTTGCAAATTCTCCGCAAGAAATTTCCGTCCACTGAGATTTTTCCGCAAGTTCAAGGCGGCTGGTACGCAGCCCTTCATTTCGACGGCGAAGAAGACGAGGCACTCACTCTCCGTTTATTAGAAGAAAAGAAAATTCTCGTCCAACCCGGATTCCTCTTCGACTTCGATGAAGACGGATGGATTGTGATTAGTCTACTCAGTTTAATGAGAAATGAAAATAGCGGCGCTTCGCGCGAAAACCACCAAAATTTACCGTTTTAG
- a CDS encoding DUF559 domain-containing protein, giving the protein MIPYGFLRETTADAEKDGFDKEFNLCRTGLEIYLAKIFPNIHDWIHDKAIPNLKDLNNKARRIRPDYRSEALKMIVEFDGLPHYNQVLSIIKDEENTKIYETNGYKVVRIPYFIQLSKSVVKQLFQVDIQEELFDESIPSLGIKNLACLPASLCPLGVQRMAKEKQLRN; this is encoded by the coding sequence ATGATTCCATACGGATTTTTAAGAGAAACGACTGCGGATGCTGAAAAAGATGGCTTTGACAAGGAATTTAATCTTTGCAGAACCGGATTAGAAATTTACTTAGCTAAAATATTCCCGAATATACATGATTGGATTCATGATAAAGCGATTCCCAATTTAAAAGATTTAAACAACAAAGCTCGCAGAATTAGACCAGATTATCGAAGTGAAGCGCTAAAAATGATTGTTGAATTTGATGGCCTTCCGCATTACAATCAAGTTTTATCCATCATTAAGGATGAAGAGAATACTAAAATTTATGAAACCAATGGATATAAAGTAGTGCGCATTCCTTATTTTATTCAACTTTCAAAATCGGTTGTAAAACAACTGTTTCAAGTTGATATTCAAGAGGAACTTTTTGACGAATCCATTCCCTCATTAGGGATAAAAAATTTAGCCTGTTTACCGGCATCCCTGTGTCCGCTAGGCGTGCAGCGAATGGCAAAAGAAAAGCAATTGAGGAATTAA
- the mfd gene encoding transcription-repair coupling factor — MNALQFPEFLPTQNFGKLSAFSNWNAGTLHVEGLSPAAAALVVADRFAKFPESILVIVDDYRSGEIWMQNLQAFVGEKNVHFFPSLGVKAYEAKLPFDGILEERLRFFKAATSKVPFIAVCPVDSLLQRLPPQENLQKQKLVFHVGDVVDPLSLRQKLNDRGFTEQPVVGAVGEFSIRGCIVDINLFMAKHPVRLEFFGDEIESIRSFDIFSQRSIEELKSVEIYPHGEFTLSMEAKAKIPLEDSDLIWWRRSEYETLSANIFDYMPKAAIAFDKQSTIEESAAKLGALHLKAYEKAVSLGQKVMPPLELWFRFDAFREILAKRICVNFTRAQMESKDWISISSRLQTKGVEGTSGLVKEMEEFAASGGLIYLVAHSEGSAQRLEHLFEEAPLAGILLGDLSNGFWADSEGVAFLTESEIFNRTGKVRRKHAVSGSISDALLIESLSRGDYVVHEDHGVGRYRGLVREKIGGGLVDCILLEYAGNDRLKFPVSDLRKIEKMPNTDEAIPELAHLGTKTWEKLKERVKKRVIKIAKELVQLYARRELIEGFAFPPDSRMQKEFEDAFEYEPTPDQVRATAEIKADMENTRPMDRLVCGDVGFGKTEVAMRAAFKCIYSKKQVAVLVPTTILAAQHYETFRERFAAFPVNIALVNRYKTAAEKKKIFQEVSEGKYDIVIGTHALLSNQSAFKDLGLLIIDEEQKFGVKQKEHLRELRLTVDTLSMSATPIPRSLHLSLTGVRDISLINTPPMNRLPVETKILARDDSVLAEAIHDELARGGQVFVVNDRVQSIENLAADIEAMAPGARVAVAHGQMEDHDLERVMDAFIKGDFDILVSTSIIESGLDVPNANTILIMNAHHFGISQLYQMRGRVGRSDVLAYAYLVVPKSEAISTESMKRLQALEQFTDLGSGYQLAMRDLEIRGAGNLLGSEQHGFIAEVGYETYVRLVREAVEELRGGGEGSPKVQPRVELSVDAFLPETYITDGLSRISIYQRLARSTKSEELSQLQSELEDRFGPLPAPVEKLFLVTKIALIASKLRIQGVEARRGMLVFTFVEFPPPDPKLLAEMVANSPYPMRFVGSSPLQGAVELGNGTDDEVAERACKFFCAVAQK; from the coding sequence ATGAACGCATTGCAATTTCCTGAATTTCTACCGACTCAAAACTTTGGAAAACTTTCTGCTTTTTCAAATTGGAATGCGGGAACATTGCATGTAGAAGGGCTTTCGCCTGCGGCGGCTGCGCTTGTCGTGGCGGATCGCTTTGCGAAGTTTCCCGAAAGCATTTTGGTCATCGTGGACGATTATCGTTCGGGCGAAATTTGGATGCAAAATTTGCAAGCTTTCGTCGGCGAAAAAAATGTGCATTTTTTCCCATCGCTCGGCGTTAAAGCGTATGAAGCGAAGCTTCCTTTTGACGGAATTCTCGAAGAACGGTTGCGATTTTTCAAAGCAGCGACGAGCAAAGTGCCGTTTATCGCCGTTTGTCCGGTGGATTCTCTTTTGCAGCGGCTTCCGCCCCAAGAAAATTTGCAAAAGCAAAAACTCGTTTTTCACGTGGGCGATGTCGTCGATCCGCTTTCGTTGCGACAAAAATTGAATGACCGCGGATTTACCGAGCAACCGGTCGTCGGCGCGGTCGGCGAATTTTCTATCCGCGGATGCATTGTCGATATCAATTTATTTATGGCGAAGCATCCGGTGCGCTTGGAATTTTTCGGCGACGAAATTGAAAGCATTCGTTCCTTTGATATTTTTTCGCAGCGCTCGATCGAAGAATTGAAATCGGTGGAAATTTATCCGCATGGGGAATTTACCCTTTCGATGGAAGCCAAAGCGAAAATTCCTCTCGAAGATTCGGATTTAATTTGGTGGCGGCGTTCGGAATACGAAACTTTATCGGCGAATATTTTTGATTATATGCCAAAGGCTGCGATTGCCTTTGATAAACAATCGACGATTGAAGAATCCGCAGCAAAACTCGGCGCTTTACATCTCAAAGCTTACGAAAAAGCGGTCTCGCTTGGACAAAAAGTGATGCCTCCTTTGGAACTTTGGTTCCGCTTTGACGCTTTCCGCGAAATTCTTGCGAAGCGCATTTGCGTCAATTTTACGCGGGCACAAATGGAATCGAAAGATTGGATTTCGATTTCGTCTCGGTTGCAGACGAAAGGGGTCGAAGGCACAAGCGGACTTGTCAAAGAAATGGAGGAATTTGCTGCATCGGGCGGGCTCATTTATTTGGTTGCCCATTCCGAAGGCAGCGCGCAGCGTTTGGAACATCTTTTTGAAGAAGCGCCTCTTGCGGGAATTCTTCTCGGCGATCTTTCGAACGGATTTTGGGCGGATTCCGAAGGAGTCGCTTTCTTAACCGAATCTGAGATTTTCAATCGCACCGGAAAAGTGCGGAGAAAGCATGCGGTTTCGGGTTCCATTTCGGATGCGCTTTTGATTGAATCGCTTTCTCGCGGCGATTATGTGGTGCACGAAGATCACGGCGTTGGGCGTTACCGCGGGCTTGTTCGCGAAAAAATCGGCGGTGGACTTGTCGATTGCATTCTTCTCGAATACGCGGGCAATGACCGTTTGAAATTTCCCGTTTCCGATTTGCGAAAAATTGAAAAGATGCCGAATACCGATGAAGCGATTCCGGAACTTGCGCATCTCGGGACGAAGACTTGGGAAAAACTCAAAGAGCGCGTCAAAAAGCGAGTCATCAAAATTGCGAAAGAACTCGTGCAACTTTATGCGCGTCGCGAACTCATCGAAGGCTTTGCGTTTCCGCCCGATTCGCGAATGCAAAAAGAATTCGAAGATGCCTTTGAATATGAGCCGACTCCGGATCAGGTGCGGGCAACTGCCGAAATTAAAGCGGATATGGAAAATACGCGGCCGATGGATCGCTTGGTCTGCGGCGATGTCGGATTTGGAAAAACCGAAGTGGCGATGCGTGCTGCGTTTAAATGCATTTATTCGAAAAAGCAAGTGGCGGTTTTAGTGCCGACGACGATTTTAGCGGCGCAGCATTACGAAACTTTCCGCGAACGTTTTGCAGCATTTCCGGTGAATATTGCACTTGTCAACCGTTACAAAACCGCAGCCGAAAAGAAGAAAATTTTCCAAGAAGTTTCCGAAGGAAAATACGACATCGTCATCGGAACACATGCGCTTTTATCCAATCAAAGCGCCTTCAAAGATTTGGGACTTTTAATTATCGATGAAGAGCAAAAATTCGGAGTGAAGCAAAAAGAACATTTGCGCGAATTGCGTTTAACGGTGGATACTCTCAGCATGAGTGCGACACCGATTCCGCGGTCGCTCCATCTTTCGCTCACCGGAGTCCGCGACATTTCTCTTATCAATACGCCGCCGATGAATCGCCTTCCGGTGGAAACGAAAATTTTAGCCCGCGATGATTCTGTTCTCGCCGAAGCAATTCACGATGAACTCGCCCGCGGTGGGCAAGTGTTCGTGGTAAATGATCGGGTGCAAAGCATTGAAAATTTAGCGGCGGATATCGAAGCAATGGCGCCGGGCGCGCGCGTCGCCGTCGCGCATGGTCAAATGGAAGATCACGATTTGGAACGCGTGATGGATGCGTTTATCAAAGGCGACTTTGACATTCTCGTGAGCACGAGCATTATCGAAAGCGGGCTCGATGTGCCGAATGCGAATACGATTCTCATTATGAATGCGCATCATTTTGGCATTAGCCAGTTGTATCAGATGCGCGGACGCGTCGGGCGTTCGGATGTTCTCGCTTATGCCTATTTGGTTGTCCCAAAAAGCGAAGCGATTTCGACAGAATCGATGAAACGATTGCAGGCGCTTGAACAATTTACGGATTTGGGAAGCGGTTACCAACTCGCAATGCGGGATTTGGAAATCCGCGGGGCGGGAAATTTACTCGGGTCGGAACAGCACGGTTTCATCGCCGAAGTCGGTTACGAAACATATGTGCGTTTAGTCCGCGAAGCGGTCGAAGAACTTCGCGGCGGTGGGGAAGGCTCGCCCAAAGTTCAGCCCCGCGTGGAACTTTCTGTCGATGCATTCCTGCCGGAAACTTACATTACCGATGGACTTTCTCGCATTTCGATTTATCAGCGCTTGGCGCGTTCGACGAAGAGCGAAGAACTTTCGCAGCTACAATCGGAATTAGAAGATCGCTTTGGGCCTTTGCCCGCTCCCGTGGAAAAGCTTTTCCTCGTGACGAAAATCGCTTTAATCGCAAGTAAACTTCGCATTCAAGGAGTGGAAGCGCGTCGCGGAATGCTCGTCTTTACCTTTGTCGAATTTCCTCCGCCCGATCCGAAACTCCTCGCCGAAATGGTTGCAAATTCACCGTATCCGATGCGATTCGTCGGCAGTTCACCGCTGCAAGGTGCTGTGGAACTCGGAAACGGAACCGATGACGAAGTCGCGGAACGAGCCTGCAAATTTTTCTGCGCGGTGGCGCAGAAATAA
- a CDS encoding HAD family hydrolase, with protein sequence MILNDASTIWLFDYDLTLYFESERAVLNSLDRRISLYVQKILGCDFEKAQEIRKEYLRDYGTTLAGLRAKFGVSPDDFFDFIHEPEFLIYPEPAPQKREFLMRLKGPRYIFTNGRSDWSRTGCKRMGIYDCFRRIVGLEDLNWEGKPQISAYEKMESVLIEDGVTEKIFPEKIILLDDSLKNLKPAAERGWRTIWVNSSLEPKPNFVHEKVENLIKLGIRNEEC encoded by the coding sequence ATGATTCTAAACGATGCGTCGACCATTTGGCTTTTCGATTACGATTTGACCCTTTACTTTGAATCGGAACGCGCCGTTTTAAATTCCTTAGACCGTCGCATCTCTTTGTACGTGCAAAAAATTCTCGGTTGCGATTTTGAAAAGGCGCAGGAAATCCGTAAAGAATATCTCCGCGATTACGGGACGACATTAGCGGGATTACGCGCAAAATTCGGCGTTTCTCCTGATGATTTTTTTGACTTCATTCACGAACCGGAATTTTTGATTTATCCAGAGCCCGCGCCACAAAAGCGCGAATTTTTAATGCGGTTAAAAGGTCCGCGCTACATTTTCACCAACGGGCGCTCGGATTGGAGCCGTACCGGCTGCAAGCGCATGGGAATTTACGATTGTTTTCGTCGCATCGTCGGGCTCGAAGATTTAAATTGGGAAGGGAAACCGCAAATTTCTGCATACGAAAAAATGGAATCGGTTTTAATCGAAGATGGCGTTACAGAAAAAATTTTTCCCGAAAAAATTATCCTCTTAGACGATTCATTAAAAAATTTAAAACCCGCCGCTGAACGCGGTTGGCGAACAATTTGGGTAAATTCAAGCCTCGAACCCAAACCAAATTTTGTCCACGAAAAAGTGGAAAATTTGATTAAGTTAGGAATTAGGAATGAGGAATGTTAA